A region from the Kribbella shirazensis genome encodes:
- a CDS encoding cobyrinate a,c-diamide synthase — protein sequence MVIPRVVVAAPASGAGKTTVAVGLMAALRRAGHVVAGFKVGPDYIDPGFHAVATGRPGRNLDPMLSGEERVGPLFAHGAAGADVAVVEGVMGLYDGALGTEGFASTAHVAKLLKAPVVLVVDASAAGRSVGAVVQGFVAFDTEVRIVGVILNKVGSDRHETEVRAGVAPTGVPVLGVLRRDTRLTVPSRHLGLIPADEQRDQAEQAVDAAAELVRAGVDLEAVVAAAKSAPPHEATLWNPTTEVTPRTPAEPTSAKLGPVGSPSGAVLGVRPVVAVAGGPVFSFRYTETTELLTAAGADVVTFDPLNDKLPEATAALYLGGGFPELHAEALSANVALRQQVAAAIADGMPVIAECAGLLYLCRELDGHPMTGVLPATGRMTGRLTLGYRTAVAATTTAFFDEGRRVRGHEFHRTTIDVDHDVRPAWHLPGGVEGITLPHVHASYLHLHWTATPDVPARVVAAARERIR from the coding sequence GTGGTGATCCCTCGGGTGGTCGTGGCGGCGCCGGCGTCCGGGGCGGGGAAGACGACGGTCGCCGTCGGTCTGATGGCGGCGTTGCGACGGGCCGGTCACGTGGTGGCCGGGTTCAAGGTGGGGCCGGACTACATCGATCCCGGGTTCCACGCGGTCGCGACCGGGCGTCCGGGGCGGAACCTCGATCCGATGCTGTCGGGGGAGGAGCGCGTCGGGCCGCTGTTCGCGCACGGTGCCGCCGGGGCGGACGTCGCGGTGGTCGAAGGTGTCATGGGGCTGTACGACGGTGCGCTCGGGACGGAGGGTTTCGCGTCCACGGCCCATGTCGCGAAGCTGCTGAAGGCGCCGGTCGTGCTCGTGGTGGACGCGTCGGCGGCGGGACGCAGCGTCGGCGCCGTGGTGCAGGGGTTCGTTGCCTTCGACACCGAAGTACGGATCGTCGGGGTGATCCTCAACAAGGTGGGATCGGACCGGCACGAGACCGAAGTACGCGCCGGCGTCGCGCCGACCGGCGTACCCGTCCTCGGAGTCCTGCGGCGCGACACCCGGCTGACCGTCCCCAGCCGACACCTCGGCCTGATCCCCGCCGACGAACAACGCGACCAGGCCGAACAAGCAGTCGACGCCGCCGCCGAACTGGTCCGCGCAGGCGTCGACCTCGAAGCCGTAGTAGCCGCAGCCAAGTCCGCCCCACCCCACGAAGCAACCCTCTGGAACCCGACCACCGAAGTCACCCCACGAACCCCCGCCGAGCCGACCTCCGCCAAGCTGGGACCCGTCGGCTCGCCGTCTGGTGCAGTTCTGGGGGTGCGGCCGGTGGTGGCTGTGGCGGGGGGTCCGGTGTTCTCGTTCAGGTACACCGAGACGACCGAGCTGTTGACCGCGGCCGGTGCGGACGTCGTGACCTTCGACCCACTGAACGACAAGTTGCCGGAGGCAACCGCCGCGTTGTATCTCGGCGGCGGCTTCCCGGAGCTGCACGCCGAAGCGCTCTCCGCGAACGTCGCGCTGCGCCAACAGGTCGCCGCCGCAATTGCGGACGGGATGCCGGTGATCGCCGAGTGCGCCGGCCTGCTGTACCTCTGCCGCGAGCTCGACGGTCACCCGATGACCGGCGTACTACCGGCCACCGGTCGCATGACCGGCCGTCTCACGCTCGGCTACCGTACGGCGGTCGCGGCCACCACGACAGCGTTCTTCGACGAAGGGCGCCGGGTCCGCGGCCACGAGTTCCACCGCACCACGATCGACGTCGATCACGACGTACGACCCGCCTGGCACCTCCCGGGCGGCGTCGAAGGCATCACGCTCCCGCACGTCCACGCGTCGTACCTGCACCTGCACTGGACCGCTACCCCGGACGTCCCCGCCCGCGTGGTCGCCGCCGCCCGCGAGCGCATCCGATGA
- a CDS encoding magnesium chelatase subunit D family protein, with the protein MDDLQLALILAAISPAIGGVLIRGEKGTAKSTAVRALTEILPSVDVVPGCRFSCDPGRPDPGCPDGPHADGSEAGDRVVRGTRLVELPVGATEDRVLGSLHLEKALAQGVTAYEPGLLAAAHRGLLYVDEVNLLHDHLVDVLLDAAAMGRATVERDGVSVTHPARFVLVGTMNPEEGELRPQLLDRFGLTVDVVASRDPAVRVEVMRARLAYEADPQAFVARYDGPQRELAERIVKARDLLSEVILTDAALRQIAEICAAFDVDGMRADLVTARTAVAHAAWSGRTVVEVDDVRAAAKLALPHRRRRNPFDAPGLDEQQLEEAINNSTPPTDPDDPDDPDGSGGPGSGGGADGGEPGPDGRTADSTSAGSETGSETGGDTGSETAPGEMGRGAARRTPDGGEVGAAGEQDSGPAQEVVGSSAPYQARLLSVHQAGMGVAGRRSRAITEVGRVVGDRARVGREAGRPHLLATLRSAAPHQHARGRTGPGLAVRATDVRLAVREGREGNLVLFCVDASGSMGTKKRMGEVKTAIVSLLLDAYQRRDTVGLVTFAGPAATIALPPTGSVETAVRRLESLPTGGRTPLAEGLLQAAEVLRIAAIRDPRRRPLLVLVTDGRATYGDNAFARAREAAGWLAQHGIATVVVDCEPRRGLRLGLAAELAADLGAEYLDLGDVAAGNLVRAVTERKAA; encoded by the coding sequence ATGGACGATCTCCAGCTCGCGCTGATCCTGGCGGCGATCTCGCCCGCGATCGGTGGTGTGCTGATCCGGGGCGAGAAGGGTACGGCGAAGTCGACCGCGGTCCGCGCGCTCACCGAGATCCTCCCGTCCGTGGACGTCGTACCGGGCTGCCGCTTCTCCTGCGATCCCGGCCGCCCCGACCCCGGCTGCCCGGACGGTCCGCATGCGGACGGTTCGGAGGCGGGTGATCGGGTGGTGCGGGGGACCCGGCTGGTCGAGTTGCCGGTCGGGGCTACCGAGGACCGGGTGCTCGGGTCCCTGCACCTGGAGAAGGCGCTGGCCCAGGGCGTCACGGCGTACGAGCCAGGTCTGCTGGCCGCGGCGCATCGTGGGCTGCTGTACGTCGACGAGGTGAACCTGCTGCACGACCACCTGGTCGACGTCCTGCTGGACGCGGCCGCGATGGGGCGGGCGACCGTCGAGCGCGACGGGGTGTCCGTCACGCACCCGGCACGGTTCGTGCTCGTCGGCACGATGAACCCGGAGGAGGGCGAGCTCCGGCCGCAGCTCCTCGACCGGTTCGGGCTGACCGTGGACGTCGTCGCCAGCCGGGATCCCGCCGTACGGGTGGAGGTGATGCGGGCGCGGCTCGCGTACGAGGCGGATCCGCAAGCGTTCGTCGCGCGGTACGACGGTCCGCAACGGGAACTCGCCGAGCGGATCGTGAAGGCGCGGGACCTGCTGTCCGAGGTGATCCTGACCGATGCGGCGCTGCGGCAGATCGCGGAGATCTGCGCCGCGTTCGACGTCGACGGGATGCGGGCGGATCTGGTCACGGCTCGGACCGCGGTGGCGCATGCGGCCTGGTCCGGTCGCACCGTGGTCGAGGTGGACGACGTCCGCGCGGCGGCCAAGCTGGCACTTCCGCACCGGCGCCGACGGAACCCGTTCGACGCGCCGGGGCTGGACGAGCAGCAGCTCGAGGAAGCCATCAACAACAGCACTCCGCCGACCGACCCCGACGACCCGGACGACCCAGACGGGTCGGGCGGTCCCGGGTCGGGTGGAGGCGCCGACGGCGGGGAGCCCGGCCCGGACGGCCGGACCGCGGACAGCACCTCGGCGGGCAGCGAGACGGGCAGCGAGACGGGCGGCGATACGGGCAGCGAGACGGCGCCTGGCGAGATGGGGCGCGGTGCGGCGCGCCGTACTCCGGATGGCGGTGAGGTGGGAGCTGCCGGCGAGCAGGACTCGGGACCGGCACAGGAGGTTGTGGGGAGTAGCGCGCCGTACCAGGCTCGGCTGCTGAGCGTGCACCAGGCGGGGATGGGGGTGGCCGGCCGCCGGTCGCGGGCGATCACCGAGGTGGGGCGCGTCGTCGGCGACCGGGCCCGGGTCGGGCGTGAGGCCGGACGCCCGCATCTGCTGGCGACCCTTCGCAGTGCGGCCCCGCATCAACACGCTCGAGGACGCACCGGACCAGGACTGGCGGTGCGGGCGACCGACGTACGGCTGGCCGTACGGGAGGGCCGCGAGGGGAACCTCGTCCTGTTCTGCGTCGACGCGTCCGGCTCGATGGGCACGAAGAAGCGCATGGGTGAGGTGAAGACCGCGATCGTCTCGCTCCTGCTCGACGCGTACCAGCGCCGCGACACCGTCGGCCTCGTCACGTTCGCGGGTCCCGCCGCGACGATCGCCCTCCCGCCGACGGGCAGCGTCGAGACCGCCGTACGCCGCCTCGAATCGCTGCCGACCGGCGGACGCACGCCGCTCGCCGAAGGTCTCCTGCAGGCGGCCGAGGTACTGCGGATCGCCGCCATCCGCGACCCCCGCCGCCGGCCGCTGCTCGTACTCGTGACGGACGGCCGGGCCACGTACGGCGACAACGCCTTCGCTCGCGCCCGTGAGGCCGCGGGATGGCTCGCCCAGCACGGGATCGCCACCGTTGTCGTGGACTGCGAACCGCGCCGCGGCCTCCGTCTCGGACTGGCTGCGGAGCTCGCCGCCGACCTCGGAGCGGAGTACCTCGATCTCGGAGACGTTGCCGCGGGCAACCTGGTCCGCGCGGTCACCGAACGGAAGGCGGCCTGA
- the surE gene encoding 5'/3'-nucleotidase SurE: MSPEQPRVLITNDDGYRAPGIRALAPAIAELGYDVLVVAPMNDESGVGSARAASVGRPIRTASDEENGVTFTGIDGTPALAVTLASVGAFGRVPDLVLSGINRGLNIGVPIFHSGTVAAALTAAGQGRSAVAVSIDADDPQHWPTAATVAGEALGWIAGEPVGTVVTINVPDRPLDQLAGVRHATLAPISRSRLIGTTAPTGEPMIAVEPIRPNPVPGSDEAFLAAGYVTVTPIVGIREVKDDAAATALAKRLAG, from the coding sequence ATGTCGCCTGAGCAGCCACGGGTCCTGATCACCAACGACGACGGTTACCGCGCACCGGGGATCCGGGCACTCGCTCCGGCGATCGCCGAGCTCGGGTACGACGTGCTCGTGGTCGCGCCGATGAACGACGAGAGCGGCGTCGGGTCGGCCCGGGCCGCGAGTGTCGGGCGGCCGATCCGGACCGCGTCCGACGAGGAGAACGGTGTGACGTTCACCGGGATCGACGGGACGCCGGCGCTGGCGGTGACGCTGGCGAGTGTCGGGGCGTTCGGCCGGGTGCCGGATCTGGTGCTGTCCGGGATCAACCGCGGGCTCAACATCGGCGTACCGATCTTCCACTCGGGAACCGTCGCGGCGGCACTGACCGCGGCCGGGCAGGGGCGGTCGGCGGTTGCCGTCAGCATCGACGCCGACGATCCGCAGCACTGGCCGACCGCGGCGACGGTCGCTGGCGAGGCGCTCGGCTGGATCGCCGGCGAACCGGTCGGCACCGTGGTCACGATCAACGTCCCGGACCGGCCGCTGGACCAACTGGCCGGCGTCCGGCACGCGACGCTGGCCCCGATCAGCCGCTCCCGCCTGATCGGCACGACGGCGCCGACCGGCGAGCCGATGATCGCTGTCGAACCGATCCGCCCCAACCCGGTCCCCGGCTCCGACGAGGCCTTCCTCGCCGCCGGCTACGTCACCGTCACACCGATCGTCGGCATCCGCGAGGTGAAAGACGACGCAGCCGCCACCGCCCTCGCCAAACGCCTCGCTGGCTGA
- the bluB gene encoding 5,6-dimethylbenzimidazole synthase, which translates to MSLVVGVGLRSGTPYAELHDLVSRVVTGEVRLVVTITGRESEPAIQQLVEHLGAELRTFTKDELAGQPVPTPSDQVEQLAGVPGVAEAAVLATGAELLTPKQRSTNATIATGRLPAPGYEPEDRDVVHRVIAERRDVRRGFLSLPVDDDVLTRVLEAAHRAPSVGLSQPWDFVVIRDVATRRKVHALATAHRDAFAASLPPDRRATFDGLKIEAILDTPVNIAVTCDPGRGGRHVLGRHADPRTTWFSAAIAIQNLWLAARAEGLGVGWVSFFEPGEVAAVLGLPAHVELVGYLCVGYVEEFAAAPELVRSGWARRRPLSWAIHHEEWGRRTTSIVDDALKAAQNPGQNPVRNPGQNPGPDAAPATGGRVHVIVGGDPTDLRQADALVVDLGQNRPAADFGVLWRPARAPAEAVEYGVEIARDLALQGAGHLVVQLAEDSAQAKALAKALAEGLEAGASASGLTHSWA; encoded by the coding sequence ATGAGCCTGGTCGTCGGCGTAGGCCTCCGTTCCGGTACGCCGTACGCCGAGCTCCACGACCTGGTCAGCCGGGTCGTCACCGGCGAGGTCCGCCTGGTCGTCACGATCACCGGCCGCGAATCGGAGCCGGCCATCCAGCAGTTGGTCGAGCACCTCGGCGCAGAGCTCCGCACCTTCACCAAGGACGAACTGGCCGGGCAACCGGTCCCGACCCCGAGCGACCAAGTGGAGCAACTCGCAGGAGTCCCTGGCGTCGCGGAAGCAGCCGTCCTCGCAACCGGTGCGGAGCTCCTGACTCCGAAGCAGCGCAGTACCAACGCCACGATCGCCACCGGCCGCCTACCGGCGCCTGGTTACGAGCCCGAAGACCGGGACGTCGTGCACCGGGTGATCGCGGAGCGACGTGACGTACGGCGTGGGTTCCTGAGCCTGCCGGTCGACGACGACGTACTGACCCGGGTGCTCGAGGCAGCGCACCGCGCACCGAGCGTGGGTCTCAGCCAACCGTGGGACTTCGTCGTGATCCGCGACGTGGCGACAAGGCGGAAGGTGCACGCGCTGGCGACCGCGCACCGGGACGCCTTCGCGGCCTCGCTGCCGCCGGACCGGCGCGCGACGTTCGACGGGCTCAAGATCGAGGCGATCCTCGACACCCCCGTGAACATCGCAGTGACCTGTGATCCCGGCCGCGGCGGCCGGCATGTCCTCGGCCGGCACGCGGATCCGCGGACCACCTGGTTCTCCGCAGCGATCGCGATCCAGAACCTCTGGCTCGCCGCACGCGCGGAAGGCCTCGGCGTCGGGTGGGTCTCGTTCTTCGAACCAGGTGAGGTCGCCGCCGTCCTCGGGCTCCCCGCCCACGTCGAGCTGGTCGGCTACCTCTGCGTCGGGTACGTCGAGGAGTTCGCCGCGGCACCCGAACTGGTGCGATCCGGCTGGGCCAGGCGCCGCCCGCTGTCCTGGGCGATCCACCACGAGGAATGGGGCCGCCGCACCACGTCGATCGTCGACGACGCGTTGAAGGCTGCCCAGAATCCCGGACAGAATCCCGTACGGAATCCCGGACAGAACCCCGGACCGGACGCGGCACCGGCGACCGGCGGACGGGTCCACGTGATCGTCGGCGGCGACCCGACCGACCTGCGACAGGCCGACGCCCTCGTCGTCGATCTCGGCCAGAACAGACCGGCGGCCGACTTCGGCGTGCTGTGGCGGCCGGCGCGCGCACCCGCGGAGGCCGTCGAGTACGGCGTCGAGATCGCCCGCGACCTCGCACTCCAGGGAGCCGGGCACCTCGTCGTACAGCTCGCCGAGGACTCGGCGCAGGCGAAGGCGCTGGCGAAGGCGCTGGCGGAAGGTCTCGAGGCCGGTGCGTCGGCCTCCGGTCTGACACACTCCTGGGCATGA
- the cobO gene encoding cob(I)yrinic acid a,c-diamide adenosyltransferase, which translates to MPKGQPVAVPDDGLTTRQRRNRPLLMVHTGEMKGKSTAAFGMALRAWNQGWSIGVFQFVKSAKWKVGEESAFKALGRLHETTGEGGPVEWHKMGEGWSWSRKAGTEEDHAADALEGWREIQRRLAAQTHDLYVLDEFTYPMKWGWIDVDEVVGTLVDRPGHQYVVITGRDAHPKLLDAADLATEMTKLKHPMDTGQKGQKGIEW; encoded by the coding sequence ATGCCGAAGGGGCAGCCGGTCGCCGTACCGGACGACGGCCTGACCACCCGCCAGCGCCGGAACCGTCCGCTGCTGATGGTGCACACCGGCGAGATGAAGGGGAAGTCGACGGCCGCGTTCGGGATGGCGCTGCGGGCCTGGAACCAGGGCTGGAGCATCGGGGTCTTCCAGTTCGTGAAGAGCGCGAAGTGGAAGGTCGGCGAGGAGAGCGCGTTCAAGGCGCTCGGCCGGCTGCACGAGACGACCGGCGAGGGTGGGCCGGTCGAGTGGCACAAGATGGGCGAGGGCTGGAGTTGGTCCCGCAAGGCCGGCACCGAGGAGGACCACGCCGCGGACGCGCTCGAGGGCTGGCGTGAGATCCAGCGCCGGCTCGCCGCGCAGACGCACGACCTGTACGTCCTGGACGAGTTCACGTATCCGATGAAGTGGGGCTGGATCGACGTCGACGAGGTCGTCGGCACGCTCGTCGACCGGCCGGGTCACCAGTACGTCGTGATCACCGGCCGCGACGCGCATCCGAAGCTCCTCGACGCGGCCGACCTGGCCACGGAGATGACGAAGCTCAAACACCCGATGGACACCGGCCAGAAGGGCCAGAAGGGCATCGAGTGGTGA
- a CDS encoding LolA family protein has protein sequence MGVAQRSRRWLVPVTTAAVVAGVGALGPVVADASPNLPGITAQELLVKVQTAKVDGLSGTVRSDADLGLPAIPGAPAGSQELTEFLSGQHTARVAFASPDKARISVLDSQAERVWTTDGKSAWAYDSSRREAVKLTVPAHKTKPAKPEKALPESYDPQAVAKRFLAAIDPTTKVEVSGTEKVAGRDAYKLRLVPKSDKTTVGSVTVAVDSKTWVPLDVTVMPRTGNDPALELGFSSVSFDVPSASTFTFTPPPGVKVTDKKVPSKAEPKRVAPRQAEPKQVEPRKADPKKPGTAKADEPTLIGEGWESVAMIRGANTSGLTGNGPLAQLLAKAPTVQGSWGKGKVLTSKMVSALITDDGRVFVGLVTPDTLQAAAAKAPR, from the coding sequence ATGGGCGTAGCACAGCGCAGTCGACGGTGGTTGGTTCCGGTCACGACGGCCGCGGTGGTGGCAGGGGTGGGGGCACTCGGTCCGGTGGTCGCGGACGCCTCGCCGAACCTGCCCGGGATCACCGCACAGGAGCTGCTCGTGAAGGTGCAGACCGCGAAGGTGGACGGTCTGAGCGGCACGGTCCGTTCGGACGCGGACCTGGGTCTCCCGGCGATCCCCGGCGCACCGGCCGGAAGCCAGGAGTTGACGGAGTTCCTCAGCGGGCAGCACACCGCGCGGGTCGCGTTCGCGAGCCCGGACAAGGCACGGATCTCGGTGCTGGACAGCCAGGCCGAGCGGGTGTGGACCACCGACGGCAAGTCCGCCTGGGCGTACGACTCGTCCCGGCGTGAGGCCGTGAAGCTGACCGTGCCGGCGCACAAGACGAAGCCGGCCAAGCCGGAGAAGGCCCTGCCGGAGTCCTACGACCCGCAGGCCGTCGCCAAGCGGTTCCTCGCCGCGATCGACCCGACCACCAAGGTCGAGGTCAGCGGCACCGAGAAGGTCGCCGGCCGGGACGCGTACAAGCTGCGCCTGGTGCCGAAGAGCGACAAGACGACGGTCGGTTCGGTGACGGTGGCGGTCGACTCCAAGACCTGGGTCCCGCTGGACGTGACCGTGATGCCGCGGACCGGCAACGACCCCGCGCTCGAGCTGGGCTTCAGCTCGGTGTCGTTCGACGTACCGTCCGCGAGCACCTTCACCTTCACCCCGCCGCCGGGTGTGAAGGTCACCGACAAGAAGGTCCCGTCGAAGGCCGAGCCGAAGCGCGTCGCCCCGAGGCAGGCCGAGCCGAAGCAGGTCGAGCCGCGGAAGGCCGATCCGAAGAAGCCGGGTACGGCGAAGGCGGACGAGCCGACCCTGATCGGTGAGGGCTGGGAGAGCGTCGCGATGATCCGCGGCGCGAACACCTCCGGCCTGACCGGGAACGGGCCGCTGGCGCAACTGCTGGCGAAGGCGCCGACCGTGCAGGGCTCGTGGGGCAAGGGCAAGGTGCTGACCAGCAAGATGGTGAGCGCGCTGATCACGGACGACGGCCGGGTCTTCGTCGGCCTGGTCACGCCGGACACCCTGCAGGCCGCTGCGGCGAAGGCCCCGCGCTGA